A single window of Methanobrevibacter arboriphilus JCM 13429 = DSM 1125 DNA harbors:
- a CDS encoding bifunctional NADP phosphatase/NAD kinase, translated as MNKKDIDLCENISNKIIENVEKKIKEHVGNNKSGEFVKMGADGTPTSFIDLIAEKEVIKVLKNTNFTSILISEEIGELKIGDGSVKNINVSDELKRVYNSKNKSGLINSDLNESSLNNLDLNKSCLINSDLNESSLNNFDLDNPRFIFLVDPLDGTSNAIKNISAYGISIAVALVNKEYVSLDDIELGFIKNFASGDYYHAVKGKGAWLNNKKMTPNSETNINNLSIGAFVKNNSYGVFNLIKKVRRMRILGSVVLELAYIANGKYDVFIDMRGSRIIDIAASMLIASESGAVITDENGNKLKKRLSISEKAIVIGSSNSKLHKKIINTINNNKSFDIKRVGIVSRLDKIEAVLFSAKLIQFLDSHNIDISIENSLAKKLSELNMDESTLDENIAKISKYSEGIANELHGLTFKDDYYRYATNIKEFDVDMVITLGGDGTLLRGQTKLSNSEIPILGINLGTVGFLTELDIENSFKKIDTILKGEYFKEKRTQLKVSHGKELFTALNEVVIMTEKPAKMLNFEVRVDGEIVEEFRADGLILSTPSGSTAYSMSAGGPIVDPKVGAFIIIPICPYKLGLRPFVVSDKSEIKVKLLKKGKKAVLVMDGQVSQEIDDSEELRFVRSENDVCFIRTTDKYFYQKVKEKLTEGGSGSDRVCF; from the coding sequence ATGAATAAAAAAGACATTGATTTATGTGAAAATATTTCCAATAAGATAATTGAAAATGTTGAAAAAAAGATTAAGGAGCATGTTGGAAATAATAAATCTGGTGAATTTGTTAAAATGGGTGCTGATGGAACACCTACTTCTTTTATTGATTTAATTGCTGAAAAAGAGGTTATAAAAGTATTAAAAAACACTAATTTTACTTCTATTTTGATCAGTGAAGAAATAGGGGAATTAAAAATTGGTGATGGTAGTGTAAAGAATATTAATGTATCTGATGAATTAAAAAGAGTTTATAATTCTAAAAATAAATCAGGCTTAATTAATTCAGATTTAAATGAATCAAGTTTAAATAACTTAGATTTAAATAAATCATGTTTAATTAATTCAGATTTAAATGAATCAAGTTTAAATAACTTTGATTTAGATAATCCTAGATTTATATTTCTTGTTGATCCACTTGATGGAACAAGTAATGCTATAAAAAATATATCTGCTTATGGAATCTCTATAGCTGTTGCTCTGGTTAATAAGGAATATGTTTCTCTCGATGATATTGAGCTAGGTTTTATTAAAAATTTTGCTAGTGGAGATTATTATCATGCAGTTAAAGGAAAAGGGGCTTGGCTAAACAATAAAAAGATGACCCCTAATTCTGAAACTAATATCAATAATTTATCCATAGGGGCTTTTGTTAAAAACAATAGCTATGGAGTTTTTAATCTAATAAAAAAAGTAAGAAGAATGAGAATTTTAGGTTCTGTTGTTCTAGAATTAGCTTATATAGCTAATGGTAAATATGATGTGTTTATTGATATGAGAGGAAGTAGGATAATAGATATTGCTGCTTCGATGCTGATAGCTAGCGAATCTGGTGCGGTTATCACTGATGAAAATGGAAATAAATTAAAAAAGAGATTAAGTATCTCTGAAAAAGCTATTGTCATTGGTTCAAGCAATTCTAAACTACATAAAAAGATAATAAACACTATAAACAATAATAAATCATTTGATATTAAAAGAGTTGGAATTGTAAGTCGATTAGATAAGATTGAAGCTGTTTTATTCTCAGCTAAACTTATACAATTTTTAGATAGTCATAATATAGATATATCAATTGAAAATTCACTAGCTAAAAAATTATCCGAGCTCAATATGGATGAATCTACTCTTGATGAGAATATAGCTAAAATTTCTAAATATAGTGAAGGTATAGCTAATGAATTGCATGGTTTAACTTTTAAAGATGATTATTATAGGTATGCAACAAATATTAAAGAATTTGATGTTGACATGGTAATAACACTTGGTGGTGATGGAACTCTTTTAAGAGGTCAAACCAAGCTAAGTAATAGTGAAATTCCTATTTTGGGGATTAATCTAGGGACTGTTGGATTTTTAACAGAATTAGATATTGAAAATTCTTTTAAAAAGATTGATACTATTCTTAAAGGTGAATATTTTAAGGAAAAAAGAACTCAACTGAAAGTTTCTCATGGAAAAGAACTTTTTACAGCATTAAACGAAGTTGTGATAATGACTGAAAAACCAGCAAAAATGTTGAATTTTGAAGTTAGAGTGGATGGTGAGATTGTAGAGGAATTTAGGGCCGATGGACTTATATTATCTACTCCTAGTGGTTCAACTGCTTATTCTATGTCTGCAGGAGGCCCTATTGTAGATCCAAAAGTTGGGGCTTTTATTATAATTCCAATATGTCCATATAAATTAGGTTTAAGGCCATTCGTTGTTTCTGATAAAAGCGAAATCAAAGTTAAGCTTCTTAAAAAAGGTAAAAAAGCTGTTCTTGTTATGGATGGTCAAGTTAGCCAAGAAATTGACGATTCTGAAGAATTAAGATTTGTAAGATCTGAAAATGATGTTTGTTTTATTAGAACAACTGATAAATACTTTTATCAAAAAGTTAAAGAAAAGTTAACTGAAGGTGGGTCAGGTTCAGATAGAGTTTGTTTTTAG
- a CDS encoding pyruvoyl-dependent arginine decarboxylase produces MKVAIVSGKAEGPTKLNSFDNALIEAGIGDVNLIKVSSMLEKETKVCLLPKLKAGAMVNCVLATISSDKKGDLISSAIAIAIGDNLGCVVENSGINKSPEEIIKEAKEMVTYMMDIRNETINELIIEEINHTVEELGTVVASVVYLNDEIIDNN; encoded by the coding sequence ATGAAGGTTGCTATTGTATCTGGAAAGGCAGAAGGTCCAACTAAACTCAATTCATTTGATAATGCGTTAATTGAAGCAGGTATAGGTGATGTTAATTTAATTAAAGTTTCTAGTATGTTAGAAAAAGAAACTAAAGTATGTTTACTTCCAAAATTAAAAGCAGGAGCTATGGTTAATTGTGTATTAGCTACAATAAGCTCAGATAAAAAAGGAGATTTAATTTCTTCTGCTATAGCTATAGCTATTGGAGATAATCTTGGTTGTGTTGTTGAAAATTCAGGGATTAATAAATCTCCTGAAGAGATTATTAAAGAAGCTAAAGAAATGGTTACTTATATGATGGATATTCGTAATGAAACAATCAATGAATTAATTATAGAAGAAATTAATCATACTGTTGAGGAATTAGGTACTGTTGTTGCTTCAGTTGTTTATTTAAACGATGAAATTATTGATAATAATTAA